In a single window of the Arachis hypogaea cultivar Tifrunner chromosome 6, arahy.Tifrunner.gnm2.J5K5, whole genome shotgun sequence genome:
- the LOC140173704 gene encoding uncharacterized protein codes for MVPFSDGFTFPVLNAKPHPRNGVVSRQEGGDKEDDQLPRDSLEVFQPPDDVEPTSDSPEGIAVGGGGDGDEDEVDDGASDASSDLFEIESFSTGGAMQPTCPVVFRREPCNSGGNGFFYGGGGGRRRSMDEGSTATMTECYEPSEASVEWSVTTAEGCYEESIVDGGGGGGVDMAAETVGEKWKKKAGSSLAVNGALLIGGCRSEKAVSVGRQAQPVRKFGGGGCGQSGATCGSRHVNVKNMNVIVNGGGNGGSRVPLGSCNKPPLPHHHTTNTTPCISLAFAT; via the coding sequence ATGGTACCATTTAGCGATGGATTCACTTTCCCGGTTCTGAACGCGAAACCGCACCCTCGAAACGGCGTCGTTTCACGCCAAGAAGGAGGAGATAAGGAGGACGACCAACTGCCACGTGATTCGTTGGAGGTTTTCCAACCGCCTGACGACGTAGAGCCGACCTCGGATTCTCCTGAGGGGATAGCCGTTGGAGGCGGCGGAGATGGCGATGAGGATGAAGTTGACGATGGCGCCAGCGATGCGAGCTCCGATCTGTTCGAGATCGAGAGCTTCTCCACCGGCGGCGCCATGCAACCTACGTGTCCCGTTGTGTTCCGTCGCGAGCCTTGCAACAGTGGCGGAAACGGCTTCTTTTACGGCGGAGGAGGTGGTCGGCGGAGGAGCATGGATGAGGGGTCCACGGCGACGATGACGGAGTGCTACGAGCCAAGTGAGGCGAGCGTGGAGTGGAGCGTGACGACGGCAGAGGGTTGCTACGAAGAGAGCATCGTAGAcggcggaggaggaggaggagttgaTATGGCGGCGGAGACGGTGGGGGAGAAGTGGAAGAAAAAAGCAGGTTCGTCTTTGGCGGTAAACGGGGCGCTGCTGATTGGAGGGTGTCGGAGTGAGAAGGCGGTAAGCGTAGGGCGGCAGGCGCAGCCAGTGAGGAAGTTTGGTGGTGGTGGCTGCGGACAGAGTGGGGCCACGTGTGGTTCGAGGCACGTGAATGTTAAGAATATGAATGTGATTGTAAATGGTGGTGGTAATGGTGGAAGTAGGGTACCGTTAGGTTCTTGTAATAAGCCaccccttcctcatcatcacacCACCAACACCACACCGTGCATCTCTCTAGCTTTTGCTACTTAA
- the LOC112696828 gene encoding uncharacterized protein, with protein sequence MEPTTTTVVKAIPIPNSSSPPPTIIMMRRDRDASFSSYLKPHHLLHHNHQIDDLDDDDDDESTTELSIFDAHKYFNSEDNNNNNNEIPNKVTIISNNRVSPLSIIPTHDDTTIAPEKAANTVGTTATATRYSSASSSVDGGGYRARSLNGTATPSEASWNSQAGLLSHTNCWE encoded by the coding sequence atggaaccaacaacaacaacagtggTGAAGGCTATTCCAATTCCAaactcatcatcaccaccaccaacCATCATCATGATGAGACGAGACAGAGATGCTTCTTTCTCTTCTTATCTCAAACCACATCATCTTCTGCATCATAACCATCAAATTGAtgatcttgatgatgatgatgatgatgaatccaCCACTGAGCTCAGCATTTTCGATGCACACAAGTACTTCAACAGCGaagataataataacaataataatgagaTCCCAAATAAAGTTACCATCATCAGCAACAACAGAGTCTCTCCTCTCTCCATCATCCCCACTCATGATGACACCACCATTGCTCCAGAGAAGGCCGCTAACACAGTAGGAACTACCGCCACCGCCACCAGATACTCCTCCGCTTCATCCTCCGTGGACGGTGGTGGCTACAGAGCAAGATCGTTGAACGGCACAGCAACACCATCAGAAGCCAGCTGGAACAGCCAGGCAGGTTTGCTCTCTCACACTaactgttgggaataa